In Salinarimonas sp., a genomic segment contains:
- a CDS encoding metal ABC transporter substrate-binding protein has translation MPALTRALLAVAAALALATTAPAAERPRVVAVNYPLAYFAERLAGDAAEVVLPVPQGVDPAFWRPGIADIQAIQAADLILLNGAGFAAWTERVSLPQARVVDTSRAFADRLIETETILHSHGPDGMHAHAGVASFTWLDQEQALLQAEAVAAALRDRGLAPEADLAPHLAALADDLRALDVAGDRIAARAEGAVLVATHPRYQYLARAYGLTVHALEWEPGVAPDPAQLAALAALAGETDATILLWEAPPPAEARADVQALGLADVVFPTLARPAPEGYVAALSAAFAGLEAALAAAP, from the coding sequence ATGCCCGCGCTGACCCGAGCCCTCCTCGCCGTCGCGGCCGCGCTCGCGCTCGCCACCACGGCGCCCGCAGCGGAGCGCCCGCGGGTCGTCGCGGTGAACTATCCGCTGGCCTATTTCGCCGAGCGGCTGGCGGGGGACGCCGCAGAGGTCGTCCTCCCCGTGCCGCAGGGCGTCGACCCGGCGTTCTGGCGACCGGGCATCGCCGACATCCAGGCGATCCAGGCAGCCGACCTGATCCTCCTCAACGGCGCCGGCTTCGCCGCCTGGACGGAGCGCGTCTCGCTCCCGCAGGCGCGCGTCGTCGACACGTCCCGCGCCTTCGCGGACCGGCTGATCGAGACCGAGACGATCCTGCACAGCCACGGCCCGGACGGGATGCACGCGCATGCCGGCGTCGCCTCCTTCACGTGGCTCGACCAGGAGCAGGCGCTCCTCCAGGCCGAGGCGGTCGCGGCCGCGCTGCGCGACCGGGGCCTGGCGCCGGAGGCGGATCTCGCGCCCCATCTCGCGGCGTTGGCCGACGACCTGCGCGCGCTCGACGTCGCCGGCGACCGCATCGCGGCGCGTGCCGAGGGGGCCGTCCTCGTCGCGACCCATCCCCGCTACCAGTATCTCGCCCGCGCCTACGGCCTCACCGTCCACGCGCTCGAGTGGGAGCCGGGGGTGGCGCCCGATCCCGCGCAGCTGGCCGCTCTGGCAGCGCTCGCCGGCGAGACCGATGCGACGATCCTCCTGTGGGAGGCCCCTCCCCCCGCCGAGGCGCGCGCCGACGTGCAGGCGCTCGGTCTCGCCGACGTGGTCTTCCCCACGCTCGCCCGGCCGGCGCCGGAGGGCTACGTCGCGGCGCTCTCCGCCGCCTTCGCCGGCCTCGAGGCAGCGCTCGCCGCCGCACCATGA